The DNA window CGCCGTCCGAGTGCAGCGAAGTGCCTCCGCGGCCAGACGACAAGGGTGAAGATGACCGAGCGGCAGCGCAAGAGCAATCTTCGCCCGGTGCGGGAAGTGACGGCACCCAGGCTGGAGTTCCGCACCATCCACGGGTACCGGCGGGCCTATCGGATCGCCGGCTCGGGGCCGGCGGTCCTGCTCGTCCACGGCATCGGCGACAACTCCACCACGTGGAAGACCGTGCAGGCCAAGCTCGCTCAGCGGTTCACCGTCATCGCCCCCGACCTGCTGGGCCACGGGCAGTCCGACAAACCGCGCGCCGACTACTCGATCGCCGCGTACGCCAACGGGATGCGCGATCTGCTCAGTGTGCTCGACATCGAGCGGGTGACCATCGTCGGCCACTCGCTCGGCGGCGGGGTCGCCATGCAATTCGCTTACCAGTTCCCGCATCTGGTCGAGCGCCTCATCCTGGTCGCCGCCGGCGGTGTCACCAAGGACGTCAACCTCGTCCTGCGGTGGGCCTCGTTGCCGATGGGCAGCGAAGCCCTCGCGCTGCTGCGGCTGCCCCTGGTGCTGCCGGCGGTCCAGGTCGTCGGCCGCGTGCTGGGCGCGGCGTTCGGGAGCACCGGCCTGGGCCGCGACCTGCCCAACGTGTTGCGCATCCTCGACGACCTCCCGGAGCCGACGGCCTCGGCGGCGTTCAGCCGGACCCTGCGCGCGGTGGTGGACTGGCGCGGCCAGATCGTGACCATGCTGGACCGGTGCTATCTGACCGAAGCCATTCCGGTGCAGATCATCTGGGGCACCAAAGATGTGGTCGTCCCCGTCCGCCATGCGCGGATGGCGCACGCGGCGATGCCGGGCTCGCGACTCGAGATCTTCGAAGGTTCCGGACACTTCCCGTTCCACGACGACCCGGCCCGCTTCATCGACGTCGTGCAGCGTTTCATCGACACCACCGAACCAGGCGAATACGACCAGGTCGCCCTCCGCCAGTTGCTCCGCTCCGGCGGCGGCGAGAAGGCGGTCACCGGTCCGGCCGACACCCGCGTCGCCGTGCTCAACGCCATGGGCAACGACGAGCGCAGCGCCACCTGAGGCCGGGGCCCCGAAGTTCTAGTGCTGCCGGTGCAGCACCGCGGCCAGATGATGCTGCAAGGGCTGGCCGACGGCGCCCATGCGCAGCGAGTACGAGAGCTCGTCGCCTTCGATGCGTAACGAACGGCCAAGCGCGGAAACCTCTTTCGCGGTCGGCGTCAGCCCGACCGAGGTGGTGGACAAGTCGAGCTCGATGACGCCGCCGGCGGCCGAAAAGGTGCCCACCTCGATCTCCGCGACACCGGTCGGATGCGCCAGGACCAGCTCCAGGTTGCCCGGCTGCGGCACCCGCAGATAGCCCGTCTCGGCGTGCAACGGCCTCCCGTCGGCCACCGCCCTGGTCTTTTGGGCGTAGGCCAGAAACGGTTTCCCGACGTGGGAGAACGCGACCTCCTCGAAGTAGTCGAAGGGCTCGATCGTCGGGTACTCCCCGGCGCCGCGTCCCGCCCAGGTACCGAGCAGTGGCGCGAGCGCCTCCAGATCGGGATGCAATTCAGCGGCCATTGCACCAGCCTAGTGCCGGGCCCGGGGCGGCCCGTCAGCCCGAGGTCGGCACCGTGCGGTGCGCCCGCAGCAGTTCTATCTCGCGCTCGAAATCGTCCGCGGACTCGAAGGACCGGTAGACCGACGCGAACCGCAGGTAGGCCACCTCGTCGAGGTCGCGCAGCGGTCCCAGCACCGCCAGTCCGACCTCGTGACTGGGAACCTCCGGTGAGCCCGCCGCGCGCACGGTGTCTTCCACCTGCTGGGCCAGCAGGTTCAGCGCATCGTCGTCGACCTGGCGGCCCTGGCACGCCCGGCGGACCCCGCTGATCAGCTTCTCCCTGCTGAAGGGCTCGGTGACGCCGCTGCGTTTGACCACGGCCAGCACCGCGGTCTCGACCGTGGTGAAGCGTCGTCCGCACTCGGGGCAGGACCGGCGGCGGCGAATGGCCTGGCCCTCGTCGGTTTCCCGCGAATCGATCACCCGAGAGTCCGGGTGACGGCAGAACGGACAGTGCATGACCGCTCCTTCGCCGCACTCACCGACCTCGCAGGACACTCCGAGCGTACCCGTGCGCGCCGCCGGGCGCGGCGACCGTGGCCGTACGGCGGTCCCGCCGCCATGCGATGTCGCGGTCAGCCCACCGGCGCGATCAGGGGCTGACCCGCAGCCAGCGTCGGGGAGTGCAGGTCGTTGAGTGCGCGGATGCGCTCGGCCACCTGTCGAACCGGCGCGTCGGGCGCGACGCGGTGGGCGACATCCTGCAGCGATTCCCCCGGTTCGACCCGCACGACGGCCAGCCTGTCGGGCACGGGGGCCGCCGAATCCGGCGAGCCGCCGTTGACCGCCTGCCCGACGTCGGCGATGAGCCCGAGCCACAGGGTGATCAGCCCGGCGCCCACGGCCAGGGCCGCCGTCTTCGCCCACGTGACGGAACGCCTGCGGTGGGGCGCGGCGGACATCGCGACCCCGGTACCGCGGTACCGCGGCGGGGCGCCCGCCGGCCCGCACGGGGCGGGTCCGCGCGATCCGGGCGTCCGGACCCGCCCCCGGCGAGGCTCCGGGACCGGCCCGTTGATCGGGCGCCGAACGCCGCCGGACCGCGGCGAGACTGTCTGAATGATTGTCATCTGCGTTCCTCCGGTCAACCGATCCTCGCTCGTGTGTTCGACAGTATCGCTCGTGTGTTCGATTTCCGAACATTTGAGCGAAGCGTGTCGCACGAGCCAAACGCTAGACCACCCCACCGACAACGACCCGGCGGACGAACGGCGCCGCGGTCATCTATCACCTGGGACATGCCGCTGAAATACCCGATCGGCCGGGGAGTTACACCTTTGTTATTCGGCCGCTCTCGACGGCCGGACGGGCGCCCGCCCGGGCCGCGGGGAGCCGTAGACACGCCAGTCGAACACATGTTTGATTATCGGGCCCCGAGCGGTTACATTTATTGCCATGAGCGACAGCAACGACACCTCCGCCGGTGATGCATCGCTGACCGAGCGGCAGCGCACCATCCTGAATGTCATCCGCGCGTCGGTCACCAGCCGCGGCTATCCCCCGAGCATCCGCGAGATCGGCGACGCCGTCGGGCTGACGTCGACCTCCTCGGTCGCCCATCAGTTGCGCACCCTGGAGCGCAAGGGATACCTGCGCCGCGACCCGAACCGTCCGCGCGCCGTCGACGTCCGCGGCGCCGACGAGGCCATGCCCGCGGCGCCGGCCACCGAGGTGGCCGGCTCGGACGCGCTGCCCGAACCCACCTTCGTCCCGGTGCTCGGGCGGATCGCGGCAGGCGGACCCATCCTCGCCGAGGAGGCCGTCGAAGACGTCTTCCCGCTACCCCGCGAGCTGGTCGGCGAGGGGACGCTCTTTTTGCTCAAGGTCGTCGGCGACTCGATGGTCGAGGCGGCGATCTGCGACGGCGACTGGGTGGTCGTGCGGCAGCAGCACGTCGCCGAGAACGGCGACATCGTCGCCGCGATGCTCGACGGCGAGGCCACGGTCAAGACGTTCAAGCGCGCCGGCGGTCAGGTGTGGCTGATGCCCCACAATCCCGCGTTCGATCCCATTCCAGGCAATGACGCGACCGTGCTGGGCAAGGTCGTCACCGTGATCCGCAAGGTTTAGCCGTACCCGGCGGATGTCTAGTCGGCTTTGATGAACCCGTTGGCCTGCGCGACCTGTTCGCTCGACATCCAGATCTCGGCGAGCGTGTCCTGGTAGAGGGCGCTGTCGGGGGTGTAGTACAGGCCGAAGCGGGCGCTCGCCTTGATCGGGTACCCGTCGGGCATCTGATAGGGGTCGTCCAGCGGTAGGTGAATCGTCGGGCGCCCCGACGCGCTCGGGCCCGCGCCGGCGGCGTGCGCGGCCAACGGCGAGGTCTCGTCGGTGTCCACGGCCGCGTGCCGCCCCGGTCGCGCCTCCGCGACGGGCGAGACGGCCTCGACGGCGCCGGTGTCGGCGGCAGACCCGTCGAAGGCGGCTTCGGCATGGCCGTCACCCGGCCGGGCGGGCTCCGCCGCCTCGCGATATTCGTCGGCCGGCACCGGCGCCGGGTAATCGCCTCGCTCGGCACTTTCGTCCTCGGGGACTTGCTCCGGGGCGAACTCGGCGTAACCGGCCTCCGCCACGTCGAGATAGCTCCCTTCCTCGTCGAACTCCGAGTAGCCGGCTTCCGCCAAGTCGGCTTCGGTGACGACGGGGATGGAGTCGGTGTCCACCACGTCGGGATTTTCCTCCCCGCCGAACACGCTCTCGAAGTCGTCCGCATCCTCTCCCGGGCCGGGCGACGCTTCGCCGCCGTAGTGCCCGCGATGCGCAACCTCCTCGCCCGCGAGCGCGACCCCGGTCCCGTGCCCCCAGCTGACCTGGTGCGCGGCCTCGGCATCCGCCGCGTGCTCCTCGGAGGCGTGCAGGTCATCGCGCCCGAAGTGCTCGGTGGCCGCCTCGCCGTCGCGGCCCCAGAGCCCGTCGGCCGGGCCGTGCCCGGCGCCCCCGTCGTGCTCGGCGGCACCTGCGGTGGCGTCGCGACCGGCGCGACCGCGGTGCACGCGGACCCCCACCAGCACCAGCGACGCAAGCAGCACCAGCGCCGCGGCACCGCCTCCCAGCCACCACCATTGCTGCCAGGCCGGCTTCTTGGCGTGGGGCGGCATCGCCACGGCACTCGGCTGGTTCTGCCCCGATATCTGCAGCCCGCCCAGCAGCGGCGCCAGATTCGAGGGGTCGGTGGTGAACGTGTTCTTCGCGCGGTTCCACGAGATCGTGCCGCCGGCGAATTTCTGCGAGACCACGTCGCCGTCCACGGCCTGATCCCCGACCGGCGCTCCCAGCTTTCCGCCTGCGCCGCGCAGCTTGTCCCAGGCGGCCTTCATGGCCCCGCGCACCACGAACGCGCCGTGGTCGGCGGTCCAGAAGATCACCGGTTTGTCGGCCGCGGAGAACGTGCAGATCCGGCTCGACGGTATGCCCCCGTCGGACTCGTTGGCGACGGGGAATCCCAGGTCGCTGCCCACCGGGCCGCCCAGGGACTCGTACTTGGCCAGGATATCGCTGTCGACGGCGTTCGCACCGGTCGCCGGGCTGAAGTACACCTTCCCGCCGGCGAAGTTCTGGGCGATCCCGTCACCACCGATGGGGTACTGCCCGCCTTGCTTGGCGCCCAGCGGACCGTTGACCCCCCCGGCCGCGCGCCAGGCCATGTTGATGGCCGCGGTGGGGTCGATCGGCACCTGCAGGCCCTTCAACTGGTCGGCCAAGACCGCCGGCTCGGTCGTGAACTCCTTGGTGTCCCGGTTCCAGGAGACCTGGCC is part of the Mycobacterium sp. HUMS_12744610 genome and encodes:
- a CDS encoding alpha/beta fold hydrolase — encoded protein: MTERQRKSNLRPVREVTAPRLEFRTIHGYRRAYRIAGSGPAVLLVHGIGDNSTTWKTVQAKLAQRFTVIAPDLLGHGQSDKPRADYSIAAYANGMRDLLSVLDIERVTIVGHSLGGGVAMQFAYQFPHLVERLILVAAGGVTKDVNLVLRWASLPMGSEALALLRLPLVLPAVQVVGRVLGAAFGSTGLGRDLPNVLRILDDLPEPTASAAFSRTLRAVVDWRGQIVTMLDRCYLTEAIPVQIIWGTKDVVVPVRHARMAHAAMPGSRLEIFEGSGHFPFHDDPARFIDVVQRFIDTTEPGEYDQVALRQLLRSGGGEKAVTGPADTRVAVLNAMGNDERSAT
- a CDS encoding peroxynitrite isomerase, translated to MAAELHPDLEALAPLLGTWAGRGAGEYPTIEPFDYFEEVAFSHVGKPFLAYAQKTRAVADGRPLHAETGYLRVPQPGNLELVLAHPTGVAEIEVGTFSAAGGVIELDLSTTSVGLTPTAKEVSALGRSLRIEGDELSYSLRMGAVGQPLQHHLAAVLHRQH
- the lexA gene encoding transcriptional repressor LexA, producing the protein MSDSNDTSAGDASLTERQRTILNVIRASVTSRGYPPSIREIGDAVGLTSTSSVAHQLRTLERKGYLRRDPNRPRAVDVRGADEAMPAAPATEVAGSDALPEPTFVPVLGRIAAGGPILAEEAVEDVFPLPRELVGEGTLFLLKVVGDSMVEAAICDGDWVVVRQQHVAENGDIVAAMLDGEATVKTFKRAGGQVWLMPHNPAFDPIPGNDATVLGKVVTVIRKV
- a CDS encoding LysM peptidoglycan-binding domain-containing protein, whose translation is MTIIQTVSPRSGGVRRPINGPVPEPRRGRVRTPGSRGPAPCGPAGAPPRYRGTGVAMSAAPHRRRSVTWAKTAALAVGAGLITLWLGLIADVGQAVNGGSPDSAAPVPDRLAVVRVEPGESLQDVAHRVAPDAPVRQVAERIRALNDLHSPTLAAGQPLIAPVG
- the nrdR gene encoding transcriptional regulator NrdR, which produces MHCPFCRHPDSRVIDSRETDEGQAIRRRRSCPECGRRFTTVETAVLAVVKRSGVTEPFSREKLISGVRRACQGRQVDDDALNLLAQQVEDTVRAAGSPEVPSHEVGLAVLGPLRDLDEVAYLRFASVYRSFESADDFEREIELLRAHRTVPTSG